In Nocardia yunnanensis, one DNA window encodes the following:
- a CDS encoding Rieske 2Fe-2S domain-containing protein, translating into MATSAQGPRGKVREIDVGSMPTRYARGWHCLGLAKDFRDGKPHAVNVFGTKLVVFMNSQNELKVLDSYCRHLGGDLSMGEVKGDSLACPFHDWRWGGDGKCTGIPYAKRVPPLARTRAWITLERNGQLFVWHDHEGNPPPDEVTIPYIEGPFTNADGTPSETRNEGWTDWTWHSLLIEGSNCREIIDNVVDMAHFFYIHYAFPTYFKNVLEGHVATQYLKTKGRPDIGQAAEAGIDVLLESEASYFGPSYMINPLLNIYSGFQVKTVLINCHYPVTQNSFMLQWGVSLEKPKGLPEEQALGFAAKMTEGVSEGFLQDVEIWKHKSKIDNPLLTEEDGPVYQLRRWYEQFYVDVADIDPKMVQRFEFEIDTTKAVESWTAEVEENLRKRREAEQAEAAAADPASAEEAGV; encoded by the coding sequence ATGGCGACAAGCGCCCAAGGGCCCCGCGGGAAGGTCCGCGAGATCGACGTGGGTTCGATGCCCACCCGCTACGCCCGGGGTTGGCACTGCCTGGGGCTTGCCAAGGATTTTCGGGACGGCAAGCCGCATGCGGTCAACGTATTCGGTACCAAGCTGGTCGTTTTCATGAACAGCCAGAACGAACTGAAGGTGCTGGACTCCTACTGCCGCCACCTCGGCGGCGACCTCTCCATGGGTGAGGTCAAGGGCGATTCGCTCGCGTGCCCGTTCCACGACTGGCGCTGGGGCGGCGACGGCAAGTGCACCGGCATCCCCTACGCCAAGCGCGTGCCCCCGCTGGCGCGGACCCGCGCGTGGATCACCCTCGAGCGCAACGGGCAGCTGTTCGTCTGGCACGACCACGAGGGCAATCCGCCGCCGGACGAGGTGACCATCCCCTACATCGAGGGACCGTTCACCAATGCCGACGGCACCCCGTCGGAGACGCGCAACGAGGGCTGGACCGACTGGACCTGGCACTCGCTGCTGATCGAGGGCTCCAACTGCCGCGAGATCATCGACAACGTCGTGGACATGGCGCACTTCTTCTACATCCACTACGCCTTCCCGACGTACTTCAAGAACGTGCTCGAGGGTCACGTCGCCACCCAGTACCTGAAGACCAAGGGTCGCCCCGATATCGGCCAGGCCGCCGAGGCGGGCATCGATGTGCTGCTCGAGTCCGAGGCGTCGTACTTCGGGCCGTCGTACATGATCAATCCGCTGCTCAATATCTACAGCGGGTTCCAGGTCAAGACGGTCCTGATCAACTGCCACTACCCGGTCACCCAGAACTCCTTCATGCTGCAGTGGGGCGTCTCGCTGGAGAAGCCGAAGGGGCTGCCGGAGGAGCAGGCGCTGGGCTTCGCCGCCAAGATGACCGAGGGCGTCTCCGAGGGCTTCCTGCAGGACGTCGAGATCTGGAAGCACAAGTCCAAGATCGACAATCCGCTGCTGACCGAGGAGGACGGGCCGGTCTACCAGCTGCGTCGCTGGTACGAGCAGTTCTACGTGGACGTGGCGGATATCGATCCGAAGATGGTGCAGCGCTTCGAATTCGAGATCGACACCACCAAGGCGGTCGAGTCCTGGACCGCCGAGGTCGAGGAGAACCTGCGCAAGCGGCGCGAAGCCGAGCAGGCCGAGGCGGCGGCCGCCGACCCGGCGTCCGCGGAGGAGGCGGGAGTCTGA